A single region of the Malus sylvestris chromosome 8, drMalSylv7.2, whole genome shotgun sequence genome encodes:
- the LOC126632334 gene encoding 60S ribosomal protein L30-like — MVAPKKTKKTHESINTRLALVMKSGKYTLGYKTVIDSLRNSKGKLIIISNNCPPLRKSEIEYYAMLAKVGVHHYNGNNVELGTACGKYFRVSCLSIIDAGDSDIIKTLPGGQ; from the exons ATGGTGGCcccgaagaagacgaagaagaccCACGAGAGCATCAACACCAGGCTCGCGCTGGTCATGAAGAGTGGCAAATACACTCTCGGCTACAAGACCGTCATCGATTCCCTCCGCAACTCCAAAG GGAAGCTGATTATCATTTCCAACAATTGCCCGCCTCTGCGGAAATCTGAGATCGAGTACTACGCTATGCTCGCTAAGGTTGGGGTTCACCACTACAATGGAA ACAACGTTGAGCTCGGTACAGCATGTGGAAAGTATTTCCGGGTGTCTTGCCTTAGCATCATTGATGCAG GTGATTCGGATATTATCAAGACGCTGCCTGGTGGTCAGTGA